The genomic DNA TTTCCAGCAAGTGGACTTTCCACACCGGCCGAGTTGTAGATCTTGCTTGGGCCAGTGATAGTAAAAGGCTAGCATCGGCTGGTTTGGATGAAAATATATATGTTTGGGATACCAAAAAGCAGTTGAAAAATATCCCGATCAGGGTGAGTCAATCTATCGCACAAGTGACTCGGGAGCTGACAGAACAAAGAATGCACACCCCGGTGGTGTCAGTGGAGTTGCCTGGGTCGATGGGAATACTAAGCTCGTGAGTGCGGGTACGGATGGATGTGTTAGGACTTGGACTGTACCAGAATTGTAGAATGAGAAATAGAACTAAGATGCAAGAACTCTGTACAACTGATTCAGCCATCGATATATGAAGATGCAGGCTATCTAATTTCACACAGTGAAGACAGTATATAAACCGAGGCGCACAAATTAAGATCACAGTAATCATCCCTAAAGCACTAGACGTTAATGCATTttaaataataaataaaaaCTATCGAAGCTACCGGACCCAGACTTCACTTCTCGTCATTCTTTTTATGTGAGCTCCGCAACATTCATAGGCATTTCGTCGATTTCTGAGGAGACCATTAGCTCCGTGCATCCATACGTTCAGATGCTGCAACTACTCACGAGTAGAGTAATACTGCTCAATATCTCTCAAAATCCTGACATCATCGACGGTGACGAAGTTGATCGCCACACCTTTCCTGCCGAATCGACCACTTCGACCTATTCGGTGCAAATAGTTTTCACGAGAAGTAGGGAGGTCATAATTAATGACTAAAGAAACTTGCTGGACGTCGATACCTCGAGCCCAGACGTCCGTGGTAATTAATACTCGACTGCAATTAGTCGAGTCAGAAACAATCTTGGTTTGGATCATACGGCGTTGAATGACCTACCTCTGTCCACCTCGGAATTCGGCCATGATCGCATCTCGTTCCTTTTGTACCATTTCTCCGTGCATACTGCTGACAGTAAAGTTCGCCTCTCGCATCTTTTCTGTCAACCAGTCGACCTTGCGTCGGGTGTTACAGAAAATGACCGCTTGCGTAATGGTCAAAGTGTCATACAAATCACAAAGCGTGTCAAACTTCCAGTCTTCCTTTTCGACGGCGACGAAGAATTGCTTGATTCCTTCAAGGGTCAATTCATCACGCTTTACGAGGATTCGGACAGGGTCGGTCATGAACTTGGTAGTCATTTCGAGGACATCATGAGGGAGGGTAGCGGAGACAACAACGACCTGGGTGGCGGGAGGAAGGTATCGGTAGATGTCGTAAATTTGGTCCTTGAAACCCTTGTTGAGGAGTTCGTCAGATTCATCAAGAATGAGCATCTGTGATGCGTCAGCTTTACCATACTGGTGACACAAGATAGACGCACCTTAATGTCCTTGGTCCTCAAGTTTCTCCTTCGGATCATGTCAAACACTCGGCCAGGAGTACCACTGACAACCTGTTGCCCGGCCTCAAGCTTCCTAATATCTTCACCAACGCTGGTTCCTCCAATACAAGCATGGCAAGAGACGTTCATGTAGTCACCGAGAGCGAGGACAACGGTTTGGATCTGCACAGCCAATTCTCTGGTTGGGGAGAGGACCAAGGCTTGGGTCTCCCGCAAGTTGGTATCGATGGACTGAAGCATTGAGATAGAAAACGTCGCGGTTTTACCGGTACCGGATTGGGCCTGTGCAATGACATCTCGGCCACggatgatggggatgatcGCACGTTGCTGGATGGCGGAAGGTTTCTCGAAGTTGTAAGCATAGATACCGCGCAGGAGATCTTCTTTCAAGTTGAGAGCTTCGACTGTATAGGAATATCATCAGCATTGGTTTACATAATTCATTAAGATTGTACTCACAGGTGGGAGCCTAAAGTCGAGAGGAACAAAAGTGTCCATCTTATGAGCACTCCTGAACCTCTCGAAGAAACATCAGAGTTTATATATACGTACGACCGTGACGGCTTCGGAAGACTCGAATACGAGCTTGTCGTCGCCACTGCTAGATGTAAGCTTGTAGTTATACAGCATGAATATGTACTTACACGTTGATACCAGCCATGCTTATTCGTGTTTTATGTTTGAATGATAGGTATTTGGTGTATTGAGAtgcaagagaagatggaataCGATAGAACGGGTGTCGCCGAAAATTTCCGCGACTGTGGCCATtattccatcttctctatcATTTCCTTTGCTACTTGTCACTTCCTCTATATTTGTACATCCAAGCCCATCCCCCAACGCCATGGATTCCATCATAGAGACTCAGCGACAAACTCATGAGGGGATAGAGCGATATGAGCAGGCTCTTGCAGAGGTTCTTATGCAAAATCCTACTGCGGTGAGTACTCCTGCACAACACAAAAACCCATGACGTGCTAATGTATCTGCGATTATAGACCAAAAACGTGGTTAGAAGGGATAGAAAGGCCGCAGAAATTTTAGGAAGGATTGGAACTCTGCGGAAAGAGCTTGTGGAGCAGTATGAAGATGTTACGGGGTGCGTTTCAAATGTCACTTGCGTGTTCTCGTGCTTACGACCATCACATAGGTTGCGGCCTAGAGAACTCGCTCTGTTATCAGCCCCCGCTCCGGGGGAGGATGACCTTGAAGAGTTTTACACTCGTTTTAATAAGATCAAGGATTTCCACTCTCGAAATGCTGGGATTAATGCGCGACAGTTTATCAATGAGTTGGACGAATTAGTCAAGGGTGATGGCGTACAGGTTATCCaagtggagggagaggaagagcctACTGTGGTTGACCGTGAGCTAATGGCGTGGTACTGAGCATGGGTGGCAGCTGACGGGTACATAGCCCTTGATTCCGTATTCTCTGGCGAGGAAGCCTACGGCAAACACCTTGACCTCTATCTTTCCCACTCTCAATatctcaacctcaaggGATCCACTCGTCTCTCTTATGTTGCTTACCTTGACATGCTTAAGCACGGCAAAGTCGAACGCACTCTTGACGTCAAGGAAAAGTCCAACGCCGCTTATCTTGAATATGTCCAAACACTGTACACAtaccttctctcctttttcgaAAGGGCTTTGCCGCTTGTGAATGTTCAGgaaaagatcaaggaggaggaacagaGATTCGAGAAAGCTTGGGAGGCTAATCAGGTCGATGGATGGGAGAATTCTGGAGCGAAGAAGCAGGCGAACAATGGCGAGGGAATCTGGTGTCAATACTGTCAAAAGAGCTACGCAAAGCAAACAGTATACGATGCGCACCTCAACTCCAAAGGCCACAAGAAAAAGGCTGCTGAGGGACAGTCTGCTGCTCCCAACACATCATCCCCTGCTCCCACCACCGCCAACAACTCTAACCGTTCAAAGCTCATGGTTCCCGCCCGTCTTACATACCTCATTACCGCCCTCTTGACTTTCCCTCCTATACCTCAACTGTTGTCTGATTCTAGAAatgaagtggaaagaaagatggcGTTGACagcaagggaaagagagcaggagattgaagagcaggaggaaggaccGACCGAAGCGGTCGAGCTTGGTGGTCACGACTCGGACGAGGAAtcagatgatggaaagatCTACAATCCGCTTAAGCTTCCTCTTGGTATGTTGCACTTTTGATAACAACTTGCATCGTTCACTGACGATTTCCTCTTAGGATGGGACGGTAAACCAATCCCTTATTGGTTGTACAAACTTCACGGACTTGGTGTTGAGTTTACTTGTGAAATCTGCTCCAATGCAACATATAACGGCCGAAAGGCTTTCGAAAAGCACTTTATGGAGTCAAAGCATGCCTTTGGTTTGCGGGCGTTGGGATTACCGCCATCCAAGCATTTTATGTATATCACCAAAATTAATGACGCTCTTGCCCGTGAGTCTGGGTCCTTCTTTTGGTCTCACGAAGATTATAATGATACTGATTGCCTGATTGACAGTTGCTGAGAAGCTGAAGCGAGAAGGCCGACAAGAAATCACCGCAATGGACAAGGCGGAggaatttgaagatgaagaaggaaacgTGTATGATAAGAGGACATATGAGCAGTTGCAGAGACAGGGCCTTATTTAAAATATGTATCAGCATGGAATGCATTGTTTGGGTGAGACTATAACTATATGACTGTGCAAATATTGAAACAGGGTGGCTAGGAAGGTAGATGGGATATTGGACATGGATACGCAGGGCgggcagaggaagagaaataATCCCGACCAAAAATTCCTGTCGTTCGCGGTAATCGCACTCCCTACGTTAAGTCAATAACAATCCATCTTACTCCCATCGACATATAGTAATCCATCAAAAGCATGGGCAAGCCAAACAAGGAAAGGAATCAACGTTCAGCAGCGCCTCGTGGCCGTGGCCGTGGCAGAGGGGGATTCTCGGCCGCTCGGgctggaggaagtggaaggcaAAAGGCTTTACGTTCCGGTCTTAGTGGAGGCGCTAGGGAAGGCAtggatgacgaagaggtATTCCGACGAGTAATGGCTGGCGAGAGTCTTGATACAGGCATGTTATTTCCCCCTTTCTATTCAAAAATAATCGGTTGCAGTGCTAACGTAGATTCTGCTGGTAGATGAATCAAATTCTGAGGAGTCGGACTTGGGCACTGGTTCTGGTTCTGGTTCCGAAAAGGAtagtgaagaggatgaagagagcTCAGAAGAGGAACCTGCTACGATCGATGTCCCTGTGGCCATGTGGGACTTTGACCATTGTGATCCAAAACGATGTTCAGGAAAGAAATTGGCCAGACATGGGTTAATCAACGCCATGCGAGTTGGCCAGAGGT from Cryptococcus deuterogattii R265 chromosome 11, complete sequence includes the following:
- a CDS encoding splicing factor 3A subunit 3, with translation MDSIIETQRQTHEGIERYEQALAEVLMQNPTATKNVVRRDRKAAEILGRIGTLRKELVEQYEDVTGLRPRELALLSAPAPGEDDLEEFYTRFNKIKDFHSRNAGINARQFINELDELVKGDGVQVIQVEGEEEPTVVDPLDSVFSGEEAYGKHLDLYLSHSQYLNLKGSTRLSYVAYLDMLKHGKVERTLDVKEKSNAAYLEYVQTLYTYLLSFFERALPLVNVQEKIKEEEQRFEKAWEANQVDGWENSGAKKQANNGEGIWCQYCQKSYAKQTVYDAHLNSKGHKKKAAEGQSAAPNTSSPAPTTANNSNRSKLMVPARLTYLITALLTFPPIPQLLSDSRNEVERKMALTAREREQEIEEQEEGPTEAVELGGHDSDEESDDGKIYNPLKLPLGWDGKPIPYWLYKLHGLGVEFTCEICSNATYNGRKAFEKHFMESKHAFGLRALGLPPSKHFMYITKINDALALAEKLKREGRQEITAMDKAEEFEDEEGNVYDKRTYEQLQRQGLI
- a CDS encoding ATP-dependent RNA helicase FAL1, which translates into the protein MLQSIDTNLRETQALVLSPTRELAVQIQTVVLALGDYMNVSCHACIGGTSVGEDIRKLEAGQQVVSGTPGRVFDMIRRRNLRTKDIKMLILDESDELLNKGFKDQIYDIYRYLPPATQVVVVSATLPHDVLEMTTKFMTDPVRILVKRDELTLEGIKQFFVAVEKEDWKFDTLCDLYDTLTITQAVIFCNTRRKVDWLTEKMREANFTVSSMHGEMVQKERDAIMAEFRGGQSRVLITTDVWARGIDVQQVSLVINYDLPTSRENYLHRIGRSGRFGRKGVAINFVTVDDVRILRDIEQYYSTQIDEMPMNVAELT